A stretch of DNA from Mycolicibacterium celeriflavum:
CGGCCCCCTGCGAGCATTCGTCGACGGGAAGATTGTCGACAATGTTAACAACCGGCCCATTCGGAACTACGTCTCCAGCAAGCGCTGCCCTGGTCCGACGGCCTTGCGCCCGGCGACGCGCAGCGCAGCCCACATCGTCACTTGGTTGGCCGTGACCACCGGCTTCCGCAGATCGGCCTCCAAATCGGCGATCAGGTCATAAGTCGGCAGGTTGGTGCAACTGATGACGATGGCCTCTGCGTCGGAGACGTCGGTGGCTCGCACGAGGTCTGCCGTCTGCGCGTACGGCACCGACCAGATCCGCGAGGTCAGACCCAGCCCGGACGTGGCAACCACCTCCACGCCGGCCTCCATCAGGTAACTGGTCAAGCCGACAGTCAAATCCGTGGTGTAGGGGGTGACGGTCGCGACCCTGCTGACCCCGAGGTGCCGCAACGCCTCGAGCATGGAACCGCTGGTGGTCACCGCCGCCGGGGCGCCGGCCGCTCGCATCGCCGCGACCAGGGCGGCCTCGCCGGCCATGCCCTTGACGAAGCTGCCCGCGGTGCACGCGTACGCGGTCACCAGGGGCGACACCGCGAGCACGTTGGCGGCGCCGGCAACCACATGTTCGGCATCGGAGATGTGCACCGCCATGTCGACCGTTACCTGCAGCGGGGCATACCGCAGGCGGGTGACGTAGAGGCTCACATCGTCGGGTACCCAGCGCCAGAGTTCGCGATCGAGCGCGAAGTCGTATGGCGTCACCACGCCTATGCCTACCTGCTGCAATGGCGGGGTCGGCACCAGTTCCCCGATCGTCATTTCCACAGTGTGAGGCCACAACGCGAAACCAGCAACAGATTGTTGACAATCATACGGCGTGTCCTTAGCCTCGTGGCGTGCCGACCCCCCGCGACCGCGTTCGGATCGCGCGGCGTGGAGGTGTGTTCGAGCAGGTCAGAGTAGGTTCCGAGCGACCCGTGGTCGCCGTTCTGTGCGCGCGGGCGACCGACCGGCCCCCCGGTCTCGGCGGGCTGGATGTCGACTTCCGGTACTGCACCGCGGCCGACCTTGCCGTTGCGGTCCGCGGAGCCCGCGCTCTGCTGCTCTGGGACTTCTTCTCCTCCGCGGTGCGCGACGTCTGGGCCGAGGCCGCCGGGTTGGAGTGGATACATGTCACCGCGGCCGGCGTCGACACCCTGCTCTTCAACGAACTGCGCGACTCCGATGTTGTGGTGACCAATGCCCGCGGCGTGTTCGACCGCCCGATCGCCGAGTATGTGCTCGGCGCGGTGCTCGCCAACGCCAAGGACAGTCGCACCAGTTTCGCGCTGCAGCGCGAGCACCGGTGGCGGCACCGTGAGACGCGTGGCATCGCCGGAGCGCGTGCGCTGGTCGTCGGCACCGGCGGCATCGGCCGGGAGATTGCCCGGCTGCTGCGCGCCGCGGGTATGCAGGTGCGCGGAATCGGTCGCGTCGCTAGAACAGACGACCCGGACTTCGGCGATGTGAGCCCGAGCGCGGACTTGGCCGCCGAGGTCGGCTGGTGCGATCACCTGGTGCTGGCCGCGCCGCTGACGAACTCGACTCACGGCCTGGTGGACGCGTCCGTACTGGCCGCGATGAGGGCCGACGCCCATCTGGTCAACATCGGCCGCGGTCCGCTGGTCGATGAGTCGGCGCTGCTTTCGGCGTTGCGCGACAACAGCATTGGCGGCGCAACCCTGGACGTATTCGACACGGAGCCGCTGCCTGCCGATCATCCGCTGTGGGACGCTCCCAACGTGACGATCACCGCGCACATGGCCGGCGACGTGGTGGGCTGGCGCGAGACGTTGGCGGACCAGTTCGCCGGCAATGTGCGGCGCTGGCTGGCCGGTGAACCGTTGCTCAACGTGGTGGACAAGAAACTTGGCTACGTTCCGGGGAGTTCGCGATGATCCCGCCGGCCGTCGAACTGGTGCAGGGCTATCGCGCCAAAACCATCTCTCCGGTGGAGGCCACGCAGGAGGCGTTGGCCGCCATCGACGCCCACGACGGCACCGTGAACGCATTCGTCCTCGTTGACCCCGGCGGTGCGCTCGCGGCCGCGCGGGCATCCGAGGCGCGCTGGCATGCGGGGCAGCCGCTCGGACCCGGCGACGGGGTACCGACGTCGATCAAGGACGCGCTGTGGACCCGCGGATGGCCGACGCTGCGCGGCAGTTGGCTCATCGACGAGGAGGGCCCGTGGGACGAGGACGCGCCCTGTGTGGCGCGACTTCGCGAGACGGGCGCCGTGCTGCTCGGCAAGACCACCACACCGGAGTACTCGTGGAAGGGCGTCACCGACTCCCCCCGGTTCGGCGTGACCGGCAATCCGTGGGATCCAGCCAAGACGGCGGGCGGGTCGAGCGGCGGCAGCGCGGCAGCAGTAGGTCTGGGCATGGGGGTGTGGTCGGTCGGCACTGACGCGGGCGGATCGGTGCGTATCCCTGCGGCATTTACCGGAACGGTCGCGCTCAAGCCGACTTACGGGCTGATCCCGCACTACCCGCCGAGCCCGTTCGGGACGCTGGCCCATCCCGGTCCGATGACCAGGACGGTAGCCGACACTGCAGCGCTGATCGATGTGATCACCGGCTTCGACGCCCGGGACTGGGCGGCGATGCCGACGCCGCAACAGTCCTTTCTGGCCGGCCTCGACGACGGCGTCGCCGGTATACGGGTGGCCTTCTCGCCGAACCTCGGATTCGTGCACAACGATGCGGAGGTGGACGCCGCGGTGCGGGCCGCCGTGACGGTGCTGGCCGACGCGGGCGCGCGGGTCGAGGAGATGGACCCGGGGTTCGTCGACCCGATAGAGGCCTTCCACGTGTTGTGGTTCTCCGGCGCGGCGAAAGTGTTGCAGTCCTACGGTGATATCCGGGAAGACTGGGCCGATCGGGTCGACGCCGGCCTGCGCCGGATTGCGGCGGTGGGTGCGACTTTCTCGGCGTCGGACTATCTCGACGCGATGGCCGTGCGAATGCGCCTGGGTGAGTTAATGGGACGCCTCCACCAGGATTACGACGTGCTGGTCACACCGACCCTGCCGCTGCCGGCCTTCGAGGCCGGTCGCGATGTGCCCGTGGGCTGGCCGTCGCCGGACTGGGCGACCTGGACGCCGTACACCTATCCGTTCAACATGACCCAGCAGCCCGCGCTGAGCGTGCCGTGCGGATTCACCGCGGCCGGTCTGCCGATCGGGCTGCAGATCGTCGGTCCCCGGCATGCGGATGCATTGGTGTTGCGGGTGGGGCGGGCATACGAATCGGCCACCGACTGGACCCGGCGCATGCCGGCACTGACCGCACAAGGAGTTCGATGAGCAGGCTGATCACCGTGTCCCTGGACAAGCGCAGCGTCAGCTGTGTCGCCCGACTGCTGGACGACGCGGCGCCACGCACGTGCGCGGCGGTGTGGGACGCGCTGTCCGACGGAAAAGTCCTGTCGGCACCGGTGTTTCACGGCAAGTACGCACGCAACGAGATCTATACGCTGTTCCCGGCGTTCGCGTCCGTCGATCCCGGTAGGGAGAACACCACGGTGACGCCGATACCGGGCGACCTGTGCTGGTTCTCGTTCGACTCCGACCAACTGGGAAATCCCGCTTACGGCTACGAGAACAGCACGGGTACGGGAAGCACCGGCCCGATCGTCGACCTCGCGATGTTCTACGGCCGCAACAACCTACTGATCAATGGCGATCAGGGCTGGGTGCCAGGCAATGTATTCGGCGCTGTCATCGAAGGTCTCGACGAGATGGCTGCGGCCTGCCAGGACCTATGGATGGGTGGTGTGCGTGGGGAGACGCTGAGCTTTCAGCGCGTTACTTGAGGATTGACGCACGCAGGGCCGGTCCGACGGCCTCGTCGGCTGACTACAGCGGCTGCAAGCTGATCGGGTTCTCGTGCCGGCCCGCGTTGGGGTCGTTGCAGGCCCCGGGTTTCGACGTGTAGGTGGCGGTGCCCGCCAGGGTGGCGGCGTCGAACGCATAGGACAGATCCCCCGGCCCGGTACTACCGTCGGGACACGTCCAGCCGTTCGGGACGTCGTGGCGCTCGACGATCCACGGGCCGTCGGCCCCCCGGCTGATATGGGCGATCATGCCTGTGGAACTCGACACCGTCCCGGCGCAAAAGCCCTCGGGGTTACATTGCGTGGTGATCGCCCACGTGTTGGACGTTGCGCCGTTGACGAATCGGAAGTCGCCCTCCAGGCGACCGTCCGCCCATGCGGGGCTAGCCGATCCGATCGCGACGCCCGCGATTGCCGCCG
This window harbors:
- a CDS encoding maleate cis-trans isomerase family protein, producing MTIGELVPTPPLQQVGIGVVTPYDFALDRELWRWVPDDVSLYVTRLRYAPLQVTVDMAVHISDAEHVVAGAANVLAVSPLVTAYACTAGSFVKGMAGEAALVAAMRAAGAPAAVTTSGSMLEALRHLGVSRVATVTPYTTDLTVGLTSYLMEAGVEVVATSGLGLTSRIWSVPYAQTADLVRATDVSDAEAIVISCTNLPTYDLIADLEADLRKPVVTANQVTMWAALRVAGRKAVGPGQRLLET
- a CDS encoding D-2-hydroxyacid dehydrogenase — translated: MPTPRDRVRIARRGGVFEQVRVGSERPVVAVLCARATDRPPGLGGLDVDFRYCTAADLAVAVRGARALLLWDFFSSAVRDVWAEAAGLEWIHVTAAGVDTLLFNELRDSDVVVTNARGVFDRPIAEYVLGAVLANAKDSRTSFALQREHRWRHRETRGIAGARALVVGTGGIGREIARLLRAAGMQVRGIGRVARTDDPDFGDVSPSADLAAEVGWCDHLVLAAPLTNSTHGLVDASVLAAMRADAHLVNIGRGPLVDESALLSALRDNSIGGATLDVFDTEPLPADHPLWDAPNVTITAHMAGDVVGWRETLADQFAGNVRRWLAGEPLLNVVDKKLGYVPGSSR
- a CDS encoding amidase encodes the protein MIPPAVELVQGYRAKTISPVEATQEALAAIDAHDGTVNAFVLVDPGGALAAARASEARWHAGQPLGPGDGVPTSIKDALWTRGWPTLRGSWLIDEEGPWDEDAPCVARLRETGAVLLGKTTTPEYSWKGVTDSPRFGVTGNPWDPAKTAGGSSGGSAAAVGLGMGVWSVGTDAGGSVRIPAAFTGTVALKPTYGLIPHYPPSPFGTLAHPGPMTRTVADTAALIDVITGFDARDWAAMPTPQQSFLAGLDDGVAGIRVAFSPNLGFVHNDAEVDAAVRAAVTVLADAGARVEEMDPGFVDPIEAFHVLWFSGAAKVLQSYGDIREDWADRVDAGLRRIAAVGATFSASDYLDAMAVRMRLGELMGRLHQDYDVLVTPTLPLPAFEAGRDVPVGWPSPDWATWTPYTYPFNMTQQPALSVPCGFTAAGLPIGLQIVGPRHADALVLRVGRAYESATDWTRRMPALTAQGVR
- a CDS encoding DUF3830 family protein — protein: MSRLITVSLDKRSVSCVARLLDDAAPRTCAAVWDALSDGKVLSAPVFHGKYARNEIYTLFPAFASVDPGRENTTVTPIPGDLCWFSFDSDQLGNPAYGYENSTGTGSTGPIVDLAMFYGRNNLLINGDQGWVPGNVFGAVIEGLDEMAAACQDLWMGGVRGETLSFQRVT